The following coding sequences lie in one Streptomyces xiamenensis genomic window:
- a CDS encoding GNAT family N-acetyltransferase: MDDTAVLARFDAQLREHLSPAERSGPVVRVTRELGGWDGVVWSDLTEETADAAIAAQVAHFTGLGRGFEWKTYAHDGPADLGERLRRAGFRAGTPETLMVAETATLSTEAALPPGITLHRATDEAGVRLMMRAHAAAFGTDPAALGAMVRAQLAASPELVDVLVALAGEDGEPVCAARMERYPGTDFAGLWGGGTAPGWRGRGIYRALVAARARIAAAHGVRHLQVDASEDSRPILRRLGFKAIGTTTPYRYGDGDGLDG, encoded by the coding sequence ATGGACGACACGGCGGTGCTGGCCCGCTTCGACGCGCAGCTGAGAGAACACCTGTCCCCGGCCGAGCGCAGCGGGCCCGTGGTCCGCGTGACCCGGGAGCTGGGCGGCTGGGACGGGGTGGTGTGGTCGGACCTCACCGAGGAGACGGCGGACGCCGCGATCGCCGCGCAGGTCGCGCACTTCACGGGGCTCGGCCGCGGCTTCGAATGGAAGACGTACGCCCACGACGGCCCGGCCGATCTGGGCGAGCGGCTGCGCCGGGCCGGGTTCAGGGCGGGGACGCCGGAGACCCTGATGGTCGCCGAGACCGCCACCTTGTCCACGGAGGCCGCGCTGCCGCCGGGCATCACCCTGCACCGCGCCACGGACGAGGCGGGGGTGCGGCTGATGATGCGGGCGCACGCGGCGGCGTTCGGAACGGACCCGGCCGCGCTGGGCGCGATGGTGCGCGCCCAGCTGGCCGCCTCGCCCGAGCTGGTGGACGTGCTGGTGGCCCTGGCGGGTGAGGACGGCGAGCCGGTGTGCGCGGCCCGGATGGAGCGCTATCCGGGGACGGACTTCGCCGGCCTGTGGGGCGGCGGCACCGCCCCCGGCTGGCGGGGCCGGGGCATCTACCGGGCGCTGGTCGCCGCGCGGGCCCGGATCGCCGCCGCGCACGGCGTCCGCCACCTCCAGGTGGACGCCTCCGAGGACAGCCGCCCGATTCTGCGGCGGCTGGGCTTCAAGGCGATCGGCACCACCACCCCGTACCGCTACGGCGACGGTGACGGGCTGGACGGGTGA
- the era gene encoding GTPase Era: MSDSLSPMSAMFGSVPEGYRSGFACFVGRPNAGKSTLTNALVGTKIAITSSRPQTTRHSVRGIVHREDAQLVLVDTPGLHKPRTLLGQRLNDVVRTTWAEVDVIGFCLPADQKIGPGDRYIAKELAEIKRTPKIAVVTKTDLVEPKILAERLLDVQRLGSELGLEWAEIVPVSAVGDQQVGLLADLLVPLLPEGPPLYPQGDLTDEPEQTMIAELIREAALEGVRDELPHSIAVVVEEMQQREDRPADRPLLDIHANVYIERPSQKGIVIGPKGSRLKDVGTKARKQIEALLGTPVFLDLHVKVAKDWQRDPKQLRRLGF, from the coding sequence ATGAGTGACTCCCTTTCCCCGATGTCCGCGATGTTCGGCTCTGTGCCGGAGGGCTACCGTTCGGGCTTCGCCTGCTTCGTCGGCCGCCCCAACGCCGGCAAGTCGACCCTGACCAACGCGCTGGTCGGCACGAAGATCGCCATCACCTCCAGCCGCCCGCAGACCACCCGGCACTCGGTGCGCGGCATCGTGCACCGCGAGGACGCCCAGCTGGTCCTGGTGGACACCCCCGGGCTGCACAAGCCGCGCACCCTGCTGGGCCAGCGGCTGAACGACGTGGTCCGCACCACCTGGGCCGAGGTCGATGTCATCGGTTTCTGCCTGCCCGCCGACCAGAAGATCGGCCCCGGCGACCGCTACATCGCCAAGGAACTGGCGGAGATCAAGCGCACCCCCAAGATCGCGGTCGTCACCAAGACCGACCTGGTGGAGCCGAAGATCCTGGCCGAGCGACTCCTGGACGTACAGCGGCTGGGCTCCGAACTCGGCCTGGAGTGGGCCGAGATCGTGCCGGTCTCCGCCGTCGGCGACCAGCAGGTCGGGCTGCTCGCGGACCTGCTCGTCCCGCTGCTGCCGGAGGGCCCGCCGCTGTACCCGCAGGGCGATCTCACCGACGAGCCCGAGCAGACCATGATCGCCGAGCTGATCCGTGAGGCCGCGCTCGAAGGGGTACGGGACGAGCTGCCGCACTCCATCGCGGTCGTCGTGGAGGAGATGCAGCAGCGCGAGGACCGCCCCGCGGACCGGCCGCTGCTGGACATCCACGCCAACGTCTACATCGAGCGGCCCAGCCAGAAGGGCATCGTCATCGGCCCCAAGGGCAGCCGTCTCAAGGACGTGGGCACCAAGGCGCGCAAGCAGATCGAGGCGCTGCTGGGCACGCCCGTCTTCCTGGACCTGCATGTGAAGGTGGCCAAGGACTGGCAGCGCGACCCCAAGCAGCTGCGCCGGCTGGGCTTCTAG
- a CDS encoding cytidine/deoxycytidylate deaminase family protein, with product MSDAEDRKIITLARSARARNGVPQGAAVRDETGRTYVAATVELPSLRLSALRTAVAMAVASGATSLEAAALVADADTAEVPAEDLAAVRDLGGPGTPVLLAGPEGDLRATIAAS from the coding sequence ATGAGTGACGCCGAGGACCGCAAGATCATCACCCTGGCGCGCAGCGCCCGCGCCCGCAACGGGGTGCCGCAGGGTGCGGCGGTACGGGACGAGACGGGCCGTACGTACGTGGCGGCCACCGTCGAACTGCCCTCGCTGCGGCTGAGTGCCCTGCGCACGGCGGTGGCGATGGCCGTGGCCAGCGGCGCGACCTCGCTGGAGGCGGCGGCACTCGTCGCGGACGCGGACACCGCCGAGGTGCCGGCCGAGGACCTGGCGGCGGTGCGGGACCTGGGCGGTCCCGGCACCCCCGTCCTGCTGGCTGGCCCCGAGGGCGACCTTCGTGCGACGATCGCGGCCTCATGA
- a CDS encoding hemolysin family protein, with the protein MDATLWTFLLTLLVIAWLASCAEAGLTRITAFRAEQAAREGRRGASRLVTVAADPTRYLNLALLLRVAGEMGVAVLVTYACLKSFDEVWQALLVAVPVTVVLSFVVIGVSPRTIGRQHPVAVSGAAALILIPLSRVLGPLAQLLIIVGNALTPGEGFRKGPFASEAELRAMVDLAERESLIEDEERRMVHSVFELGDTLVREVMVPRTDLISIDRGKTLRQGLSLALRSGFSRIPVTGESDDDIVGIVYLKDLARAVHISREAEADPVESLMRPATFVPDTKNAGDLLREMQRDHIHVAVAIDEYGGTAGVVTIEDILEEIVGEIADEYDQELPPVAELADGAYRVTSRLDLGDLGELFGVDLEDEDVETVGGLLAKSLGRVPIAGATTLVDLTGERAHPELAGLRLTAEPPTGRRNRIDRVVVEPIRHEADAPTEDAA; encoded by the coding sequence ATGGACGCCACACTGTGGACCTTTCTGCTGACTCTGCTGGTCATCGCCTGGCTGGCCTCCTGCGCCGAGGCCGGGCTGACCCGGATCACCGCCTTCCGCGCCGAACAGGCGGCCCGCGAGGGCCGGCGCGGCGCGAGCCGGCTGGTGACGGTGGCCGCCGACCCGACCCGCTATCTGAACCTGGCGCTGCTGCTGCGCGTCGCCGGCGAGATGGGTGTGGCCGTCCTGGTCACCTACGCCTGTCTCAAGAGCTTCGACGAGGTGTGGCAGGCGCTGCTCGTCGCCGTCCCCGTGACGGTGGTGCTCTCGTTCGTCGTCATCGGGGTCTCGCCGCGCACCATCGGCCGCCAGCACCCGGTGGCCGTCTCCGGCGCGGCGGCGCTGATCCTCATCCCGCTGTCGCGGGTGCTGGGGCCGCTCGCCCAGCTGCTGATCATCGTCGGTAACGCGCTGACGCCGGGCGAGGGCTTCCGCAAGGGGCCCTTCGCCTCGGAGGCGGAGCTGCGGGCGATGGTGGACCTGGCCGAGCGGGAGTCGCTGATCGAGGACGAGGAACGCCGCATGGTGCACTCGGTCTTCGAACTGGGCGACACCCTGGTGCGCGAGGTGATGGTGCCGCGCACCGACCTCATCTCCATAGACCGGGGCAAGACGCTGCGGCAGGGGCTCTCGCTGGCGCTGCGGTCCGGGTTCTCCCGGATCCCCGTGACGGGGGAGAGCGACGACGACATCGTCGGCATCGTCTACCTCAAGGACCTGGCGCGCGCCGTGCACATCAGCCGGGAGGCGGAGGCCGACCCGGTGGAGTCGCTCATGCGGCCCGCGACCTTCGTGCCCGACACGAAGAACGCCGGTGACCTGCTGCGCGAGATGCAGCGCGACCACATCCACGTGGCCGTGGCGATCGACGAGTACGGCGGCACGGCCGGGGTCGTCACGATCGAGGACATCCTGGAGGAGATCGTCGGCGAGATCGCCGACGAGTACGACCAGGAGCTGCCTCCGGTCGCCGAACTCGCGGACGGTGCCTACCGGGTGACCTCGCGGCTGGACCTGGGCGACCTGGGCGAGCTGTTCGGGGTGGACCTGGAGGACGAGGACGTCGAGACGGTCGGCGGGCTGCTGGCGAAGTCCCTGGGCCGGGTCCCGATCGCGGGAGCCACCACTCTGGTGGATCTGACGGGAGAGCGCGCCCATCCGGAACTGGCGGGCCTGCGGCTGACGGCCGAGCCGCCGACCGGACGCCGCAACCGCATCGACCGGGTGGTGGTCGAGCCGATCCGCCACGAAGCCGACGCCCCGACGGAGGACGCGGCCTGA
- the ybeY gene encoding rRNA maturation RNase YbeY, which yields MAIEVNNESGLEIDVAAVHDIARYALSRMRIHPLSELSVIAIDEEAMEALHIQWMDLPGPTDVMSFPMDELRPPAKDEEEPVKGLLGDIVLCPQVAKTQGAAAPTGHSMDDELQLLTVHGVLHLLGYDHEVPDERAEMFGLQKAIVDGWRAEAGLSGPSPAPTIT from the coding sequence ATGGCGATCGAGGTCAACAATGAATCCGGCCTGGAGATCGACGTGGCGGCGGTGCACGACATCGCCCGCTACGCGCTGAGCAGGATGCGGATCCACCCGCTGTCCGAACTGTCGGTCATCGCGATCGACGAGGAGGCCATGGAGGCCCTCCACATCCAGTGGATGGACCTCCCCGGCCCCACCGATGTGATGTCCTTCCCGATGGACGAACTGCGTCCGCCGGCCAAGGACGAGGAGGAGCCCGTCAAGGGGCTGCTCGGCGACATCGTGCTGTGCCCCCAGGTGGCGAAGACCCAGGGGGCCGCCGCGCCCACCGGGCACTCCATGGACGACGAGCTGCAACTGCTCACCGTCCACGGCGTGCTGCATCTGCTGGGATACGACCACGAGGTGCCCGACGAGCGGGCCGAGATGTTCGGCCTCCAGAAGGCCATCGTGGACGGCTGGCGCGCCGAGGCGGGGCTCTCCGGCCCCTCCCCGGCCCCGACGATCACCTGA
- a CDS encoding PhoH family protein — translation MTQTPTHQPVAPATEATARFAVPAKHPMVTVLGSGDSLLRVIEKSFPATDIHVRGNEITATGEATEVALIQRLFDEMMLVLRTGQPLSEDAVERSIAMLRSADNGASDAAESPAEVLTQNILSNRGKTIRPKTLNQKRYVDAIDRHTIVFGIGPAGTGKTYLAMAKAVQALQSKQVNRIILTRPAVEAGERLGFLPGTLYEKIDPYLRPLYDALHDMLDPDSIPRLLSAGTIEVAPLAYMRGRTLNDAFIILDEAQNTSPEQMKMFLTRLGFESKIVITGDVTQVDLPGTSKSGLRQVQEILDGVPDVHFSRLTSTDVVRHKLVGRIVDAYERFDERTGDSRSNGQGK, via the coding sequence ATGACACAGACACCCACGCACCAGCCAGTGGCCCCGGCCACTGAGGCGACCGCCCGGTTCGCCGTTCCCGCCAAGCACCCGATGGTCACGGTGCTGGGCTCCGGCGACTCCCTGCTGCGGGTCATCGAGAAGTCGTTCCCCGCCACCGACATCCACGTCCGCGGCAACGAGATCACCGCCACCGGCGAGGCCACCGAGGTGGCGCTGATCCAGCGCCTGTTCGACGAGATGATGCTGGTGCTGCGCACCGGCCAGCCGCTGAGCGAGGACGCCGTGGAGCGCTCCATCGCGATGCTGCGCTCGGCGGACAACGGCGCCTCCGACGCCGCGGAGAGCCCCGCCGAGGTGCTCACCCAGAACATCCTGTCCAACCGGGGCAAGACCATCCGGCCCAAGACGCTGAACCAGAAGCGGTACGTGGACGCCATCGACCGGCACACGATCGTCTTCGGGATCGGCCCGGCCGGTACCGGCAAGACCTACCTCGCCATGGCCAAGGCGGTGCAGGCGCTCCAGTCCAAGCAGGTCAACCGGATCATCCTGACCCGCCCCGCCGTGGAGGCGGGCGAGCGGCTCGGGTTCCTGCCCGGCACGCTCTACGAGAAGATCGACCCGTATCTGCGCCCGCTGTACGACGCGCTGCACGACATGCTCGACCCCGACTCGATCCCGCGGCTGCTGAGCGCGGGCACGATCGAGGTCGCGCCGCTGGCGTACATGCGCGGCCGGACGCTGAACGACGCGTTCATCATCCTGGACGAGGCGCAGAACACCAGCCCCGAGCAGATGAAGATGTTCCTCACCCGGCTCGGGTTCGAATCCAAGATCGTCATCACGGGCGACGTCACCCAGGTGGACCTGCCCGGCACCAGCAAGAGCGGACTGCGGCAGGTGCAGGAGATCCTGGACGGGGTGCCGGACGTGCACTTCTCCCGGCTCACCAGCACCGACGTCGTACGGCACAAGCTGGTCGGCCGGATCGTGGACGCCTACGAGCGGTTCGACGAGCGCACGGGCGACAGCAGAAGCAACGGACAGGGAAAGTAG
- a CDS encoding carbohydrate kinase family protein, with amino-acid sequence MTTDDQTPRPGPLGHALDPLAGLRRPGDPGCDVYLTGTVFLDIIFTGLDSAPVRGTESWARGMGSSPGGVANMATALARLGLRTSLAAAFGDDKYGEYCWETLERGEGIDLDASWTVPGWHSPVTVSMAYEGERTMVSHGHEAPLPGGGAPGVRGAPAARSAVASLSPGQPQEWIAAAAGGGSLVFADVGWDDTGAWDLAALPELAHCEAFLPNAQEAMRYTRTECPRAAARALTERVPLAVVTMGAEGAYAADGRTGETAEVPAIVVEALDTTGAGDVFVAGFVTGTLARWPLADRLAFAGLTAALSVQEFGGSLSAPGWGEIAAWWQRLCSLTPAGTPMERAMERYAFLERLLPCSAPPWPRARAVPTLGFRGTPGAATVAQRDDRTA; translated from the coding sequence GTGACCACCGACGACCAGACCCCACGACCGGGACCCCTGGGGCACGCGCTCGACCCGCTGGCGGGGCTGCGCCGGCCCGGTGATCCGGGCTGCGACGTGTATCTGACCGGGACCGTGTTCCTGGACATCATCTTCACCGGCCTGGACTCGGCGCCGGTGCGCGGCACCGAGTCCTGGGCGCGGGGCATGGGCTCCAGCCCGGGCGGGGTCGCCAACATGGCCACCGCGCTGGCCCGCCTGGGCCTGCGGACCTCGCTGGCGGCGGCGTTCGGGGACGACAAGTACGGCGAGTACTGCTGGGAGACGCTGGAGCGGGGCGAGGGCATCGACCTGGACGCCTCGTGGACGGTGCCGGGCTGGCACTCGCCGGTGACGGTGTCCATGGCGTACGAGGGCGAGCGCACGATGGTCTCGCACGGCCACGAGGCGCCGCTGCCCGGGGGAGGGGCCCCCGGGGTGCGCGGGGCACCGGCCGCCCGCTCCGCCGTCGCCTCGCTCAGCCCCGGGCAGCCGCAGGAGTGGATCGCCGCGGCGGCGGGCGGCGGCAGCCTGGTCTTCGCCGATGTGGGCTGGGACGACACCGGCGCCTGGGATCTGGCGGCACTGCCCGAGCTGGCGCACTGCGAGGCGTTCCTGCCCAACGCGCAGGAGGCCATGCGCTACACCCGCACCGAGTGCCCGCGCGCGGCGGCCAGGGCGCTGACCGAGCGGGTGCCGCTGGCCGTGGTCACGATGGGCGCCGAGGGCGCGTACGCGGCCGACGGCAGGACGGGGGAGACCGCCGAGGTCCCGGCGATCGTCGTGGAGGCGCTGGACACCACCGGGGCCGGGGACGTCTTCGTGGCCGGGTTCGTGACCGGGACGCTGGCCCGCTGGCCGCTCGCGGACCGTCTCGCGTTCGCGGGGCTGACCGCCGCGCTGTCGGTGCAGGAGTTCGGCGGCTCGCTGTCGGCGCCCGGCTGGGGCGAGATCGCGGCGTGGTGGCAGCGGCTGTGCTCGCTCACCCCGGCCGGCACCCCGATGGAGCGGGCGATGGAGCGGTACGCGTTCCTGGAGCGGCTGCTGCCCTGTTCCGCCCCGCCGTGGCCGCGCGCCCGCGCGGTGCCCACGCTGGGCTTCCGCGGCACGCCGGGCGCCGCCACCGTGGCGCAACGGGACGATCGCACTGCGTAA
- a CDS encoding 6-phospho-beta-glucosidase, whose translation MRLAIIGGGGFRVPLVYRALLGDDGPARVTEVTLHDTDPGRLRVIAAVLAAQGSSVRVRATTDLDQALAGADFVFSAIRVGGVRGRVEDERVPLAAGVLGQETVGAGGVLYGLRSVPVALRIAERVAAVAPGAWVINFTNPAGMVTEAMSAVLGHRVIGICDSPVGLVRRAARAAGADPAEVGFGYTGLNHLGWLHSLTLHGRELLPGLLADEAALASFEEGRLFGARWLRALGTLPNEYLHYYYFRRETLAAARDARETRGAFLARQQDGFFEAALAEVDSPERVHARWERTRLEREETYGADARAAAGDAAPRDSCDLDGGGYEQVALALMRAIATDRATRLILNVRNAGTLPGLPPDAVIETVCEVNAQGAHPVPVISPGLAETGLMLQLKAVERATIDAATTGSPEAALRALALHPLVDSPATAGHILAAAGWPVSG comes from the coding sequence ATGAGGCTGGCGATCATTGGCGGCGGCGGATTCCGCGTCCCCCTGGTATACCGTGCGCTGCTGGGCGACGACGGACCGGCGCGGGTCACGGAGGTGACGCTGCACGACACCGACCCGGGGAGGCTGCGGGTGATCGCGGCCGTGCTGGCGGCGCAGGGCTCCTCCGTACGGGTCCGTGCGACCACCGATCTCGACCAGGCCCTGGCCGGCGCCGACTTCGTCTTCTCGGCGATCCGGGTGGGCGGGGTGCGGGGCCGGGTGGAGGACGAGCGGGTGCCGCTGGCGGCCGGTGTGCTGGGCCAGGAGACGGTCGGGGCCGGCGGGGTGCTGTACGGGCTGCGCTCGGTCCCCGTGGCGCTGCGGATCGCCGAGCGGGTCGCGGCGGTGGCGCCCGGCGCGTGGGTCATCAACTTCACCAATCCGGCCGGGATGGTCACCGAGGCGATGTCCGCGGTGCTGGGCCACCGGGTGATCGGCATCTGCGACTCGCCGGTGGGCCTGGTGCGGCGCGCGGCGCGGGCGGCGGGCGCCGACCCGGCGGAGGTCGGCTTCGGGTACACCGGGCTCAACCACCTGGGCTGGCTGCACTCGCTCACCCTGCACGGCCGGGAACTGCTGCCGGGGCTGCTGGCGGACGAGGCGGCGCTCGCCTCGTTCGAGGAGGGCCGGCTGTTCGGGGCCCGCTGGCTGCGCGCGCTGGGGACGCTGCCCAACGAGTACCTGCACTACTACTACTTCCGCCGCGAGACCCTGGCCGCGGCGCGGGACGCGCGGGAGACCAGGGGCGCGTTCCTGGCCCGGCAGCAGGACGGCTTCTTCGAGGCGGCGCTGGCCGAGGTGGATTCACCGGAAAGAGTGCACGCCCGGTGGGAGCGGACCCGGCTGGAGCGAGAGGAGACCTACGGGGCCGACGCCCGCGCGGCGGCCGGCGACGCGGCACCCCGCGACAGCTGCGACCTGGACGGCGGCGGCTACGAGCAGGTGGCCCTGGCGCTGATGCGCGCCATCGCCACCGACCGCGCCACCCGTCTCATCCTCAACGTCCGCAACGCCGGCACGCTGCCCGGGCTGCCGCCGGACGCCGTCATCGAGACGGTCTGCGAGGTGAACGCCCAGGGTGCCCACCCGGTGCCGGTCATCTCCCCGGGGCTCGCGGAGACCGGGCTGATGCTCCAGCTGAAGGCGGTCGAGCGCGCCACCATCGACGCCGCCACCACCGGGTCGCCGGAGGCCGCACTGCGCGCCCTGGCGCTGCACCCGCTGGTGGACTCCCCGGCCACGGCCGGGCACATCCTGGCGGCGGCCGGGTGGCCGGTGTCCGGCTGA
- a CDS encoding glycoside hydrolase family 43 protein → MKATADGWAGGTFSNPVIPGFHPDPSICRVGEDYYLVCSSFEYFPGVPVFHSKDLVHWEQIGNVMERPAQLRLPDTAPSSGGVYAPTLRHHDGRFWLITTDVSHDGNVLFSATDPAGPWSDPVRLPGVKGIDPDLAWDEDGRCWVTTAGISQICIDPGTGQTIGAPRRLWSGTPGAKAPEAPHLYRIGDHWYLLIAEGGTERGHGISIARGPAPYGPFEPCPDNPVLSHRSTDLEIQNTGHGDLVQAPDGSWWLVFLGVRPGGGSPGWHVLGRETFLAPVTWTDGGWPVIGAATPAMAAPPWPPRPVPAPPARDDFDAARLHPHWLSVRSRPEGYFSTTERPGWLTLRARGASLDDQAVTFAGRRQQDRSCRARTLIDPGVGLGGLAVRLDERHHYAVEAAGTGTVRVVARIGPLRQTLGERRVPAGPVTLRIDISAPTETWDPRQGPDVLRLGVEGPDGELEVLAELDGRYLSTEVAGGFTGRVIGMYAAEGTVRFDWFALEAGDKE, encoded by the coding sequence ATGAAGGCGACGGCTGACGGTTGGGCAGGCGGCACGTTCAGCAATCCGGTGATCCCCGGGTTCCATCCCGACCCCAGCATCTGCCGGGTCGGCGAGGACTACTACCTCGTCTGCTCCAGCTTCGAGTACTTCCCCGGGGTGCCGGTCTTCCACAGCAAGGACCTGGTGCACTGGGAGCAGATAGGCAACGTCATGGAGCGCCCGGCCCAGCTGCGGCTGCCGGACACCGCGCCCTCCTCCGGAGGCGTGTACGCGCCGACGCTCCGGCACCACGACGGCCGGTTCTGGCTGATCACCACGGATGTCTCGCACGACGGCAATGTGCTCTTCAGCGCCACCGACCCGGCCGGGCCCTGGTCGGACCCGGTGCGGCTGCCCGGAGTGAAGGGCATCGACCCCGACCTGGCGTGGGACGAGGACGGCCGCTGCTGGGTCACCACGGCCGGGATCAGCCAGATCTGCATCGACCCCGGCACCGGGCAGACGATCGGCGCGCCGCGGCGGCTGTGGTCCGGCACGCCCGGGGCCAAGGCCCCCGAGGCGCCGCACCTGTACCGCATCGGTGACCACTGGTACCTGCTGATCGCCGAGGGCGGTACGGAACGGGGCCACGGCATCTCGATCGCCCGCGGGCCCGCGCCGTACGGGCCGTTCGAGCCCTGCCCGGACAACCCGGTGCTCAGCCACCGCAGCACCGATCTGGAGATCCAGAACACCGGGCACGGGGATCTCGTCCAGGCCCCGGACGGGTCGTGGTGGCTGGTGTTCCTGGGGGTGCGGCCCGGCGGCGGCAGCCCCGGCTGGCACGTGCTGGGCCGCGAGACCTTCCTGGCGCCGGTGACCTGGACGGATGGGGGTTGGCCGGTGATCGGCGCGGCCACCCCGGCGATGGCGGCACCGCCGTGGCCGCCGCGGCCGGTGCCCGCGCCGCCGGCCAGGGACGACTTCGACGCCGCGCGGCTGCACCCGCACTGGCTGTCGGTGCGCTCCCGGCCCGAGGGGTACTTCTCGACCACGGAGCGGCCGGGCTGGCTGACGCTGCGGGCGCGCGGCGCGTCGCTGGACGACCAGGCCGTGACGTTCGCGGGCCGCCGTCAGCAGGATCGTTCCTGCCGGGCGCGCACGCTCATCGATCCGGGGGTCGGGCTCGGCGGGCTCGCGGTGCGGCTGGACGAGCGGCACCACTACGCGGTCGAGGCGGCGGGCACCGGCACGGTACGCGTGGTCGCGCGGATCGGGCCGCTGCGGCAGACGCTGGGCGAGCGGCGGGTGCCGGCCGGCCCGGTCACCCTGCGGATCGACATCAGCGCGCCGACGGAGACCTGGGACCCCCGGCAGGGCCCCGACGTGCTGCGGCTCGGGGTGGAGGGGCCGGACGGCGAGCTGGAGGTGCTGGCCGAGCTGGACGGCCGCTATCTGTCCACCGAGGTGGCGGGCGGCTTCACCGGCCGGGTGATCGGTATGTACGCGGCGGAGGGCACGGTGCGCTTCGACTGGTTCGCACTCGAGGCCGGGGACAAGGAGTAG
- a CDS encoding ribonuclease Z, protein MSVRELVVLGTASQVPTRRRNHNGYLLRWDGEGLLFDPGEGTQRQMTHAGVSATEITRICVSHFHGDHSLGLAGVIQRINGDGVPHPVRAHYPASGQVYFERLRYATAYQERAVIEEHPVREDGVLDAGERFTLSAARLSHPVESFGYRLVEPDGRRMLPHRLAAAGIRGAEVRRLQQEGELRGVRLEEMSEERPGQRFAFVMDTRLCDGVYTLAQGCDLLVIEATFLDEDAALAERYGHLTAGEAGAVAARCGVRHLVLTHFSQRYPDPAPLGAQARAAGFTGELTVAEDLDRIPVPRRP, encoded by the coding sequence ATGTCCGTACGTGAACTGGTGGTGCTGGGCACCGCCAGCCAGGTGCCCACCCGGCGCCGCAACCACAACGGCTATCTGCTGCGCTGGGACGGCGAAGGGCTGCTGTTCGATCCGGGGGAGGGTACCCAGCGGCAGATGACGCACGCCGGGGTCTCCGCCACCGAGATCACCCGCATCTGTGTCAGCCACTTCCACGGCGACCACTCGCTCGGCCTGGCCGGGGTGATCCAGCGGATCAACGGCGACGGGGTGCCGCACCCGGTGCGCGCGCACTATCCCGCCAGTGGCCAGGTGTACTTCGAGCGGCTGCGGTACGCGACGGCCTATCAGGAGCGGGCCGTCATCGAGGAGCACCCGGTGCGCGAGGACGGCGTCCTGGACGCCGGGGAGCGCTTCACCCTGTCGGCGGCACGGCTCTCCCATCCGGTGGAGTCCTTCGGCTACCGGCTGGTGGAGCCGGACGGCCGCCGCATGCTGCCGCACCGGCTGGCGGCCGCCGGCATCCGCGGGGCCGAGGTACGGCGGTTGCAGCAGGAGGGCGAACTGCGCGGGGTGCGCCTTGAGGAGATGAGCGAGGAACGGCCGGGACAGCGGTTCGCGTTCGTCATGGACACCCGGCTGTGCGACGGGGTGTACACCCTCGCCCAGGGCTGCGACCTGCTGGTCATCGAGGCCACGTTCCTCGACGAGGACGCCGCTCTCGCCGAGAGGTACGGCCATCTGACGGCCGGTGAGGCGGGCGCCGTGGCGGCGCGGTGCGGCGTACGGCACCTGGTGCTGACGCACTTCTCGCAGCGCTACCCCGACCCGGCCCCGCTCGGGGCGCAGGCCCGCGCGGCGGGGTTCACGGGCGAACTGACGGTGGCCGAGGACCTGGACCGGATCCCGGTTCCCAGACGGCCGTGA
- a CDS encoding histidine triad nucleotide-binding protein, whose amino-acid sequence MAGEAQADCLFCKIVAGEVPATVVRETPTTVAFRDINPQAPTHVLVVPRAHHPNAGALAAADPQLTADVLRETAEVAAQEKIDASGYRVVLNTGAGAGQTVFHVHAHVLGGRGFEWPPGNRHHVRT is encoded by the coding sequence ATGGCGGGAGAAGCCCAGGCGGACTGCCTGTTCTGCAAGATCGTGGCCGGGGAGGTGCCGGCGACCGTCGTCCGTGAGACACCGACGACGGTCGCCTTCCGGGACATCAACCCCCAGGCGCCCACCCACGTGCTCGTGGTGCCGCGCGCCCACCACCCCAACGCGGGCGCGCTGGCCGCCGCCGATCCCCAGCTGACGGCCGATGTGCTGCGCGAGACGGCGGAGGTCGCCGCGCAGGAGAAGATCGACGCCAGCGGCTACCGCGTGGTGCTCAACACCGGCGCGGGCGCCGGACAGACCGTCTTCCACGTGCACGCCCACGTGCTGGGCGGGCGCGGCTTCGAGTGGCCCCCGGGTAACCGGCACCATGTCCGTACGTGA